One genomic window of Saccopteryx bilineata isolate mSacBil1 chromosome 4, mSacBil1_pri_phased_curated, whole genome shotgun sequence includes the following:
- the RNPS1 gene encoding RNA-binding protein with serine-rich domain 1: MDLSGVKKKSLLGVKENNKKSSTRAPSPTKRKDRSDEKSKDRSKDKGATKESSEKDRGRDKTRKRRSASSGSSSTRSRSSSTSSSGSSTSTGSSSGSSSSSASSRSGSSSTSRSSSSSSSSGSPSPSRRRHDNRRRSRSKSKPPKRDEKERKRRSPSPKPTKVHIGRLTRNVTKDHIMEIFSTYGKIKMIDMPVERMHPHLSKGYAYVEFENPDEAEKALKHMDGGQIDGQEITATAVLAPWPRPIPRRFSPPRRMLPPPPMWRRSPPRMRRRSRSPRRRSPVRRRSRSPGRRRHRSRSSSNSSR; the protein is encoded by the exons ATGGATTTATCAGGAGTGAAAAAGAAGAGCTTGCTAGGAgtcaaggaaaataataaaaagtccaGCACTAG GGCTCCTTCTCCTACCAAACGCAAAGACCGCTCTGATGAGAAGTCCAAGGATCGCTCTAAAGATAAAGGGGCCACCAAGGAATCAAGCGAGAAGGATCGTGGCAGGGATAAAACTCGAAAGAGGCGCAGCGCTTCCAGTGGTAGCAGCAGCACCAG GTCTCGGTCCAGCTCTACCTCCAGCTCGGGCTCCAGCACCAGCACCGGCTCAAGCAGTGGCTCTAGCTCCTCATCAGCATCAAGCCGCTCTGGAAGTTCGAGCACATCTCGCAGCTCTAGCTCTAGCAGCTCCTCTGGCTCTCCGAGCCCTTCTCGGCGTAGGCATGACAATAGGCGGCGTTCCCGTTCCAA GTCCAAACCACCcaaaagagatgaaaaggaaaggaaaaggcgaAGCCCTTCCCCTAAGCCCACCAAAGTACACATTGGGAGGCTTACCAGGAACGTGACCAAG GATCACATTATGGAGATATTCTCCAcctatggaaaaattaaaatgattgatATGCCTGTAGAAAGGATGCACCCGCATCTGTCTAAAGGCTATGCCTACGTGGAGTTTGAGAATCCAGATGAAGCCGAGAAGGCACTGAAGCACATGGATGGAG GACAAATTGATGGCCAGGAAATCACTGCCACCGCTGTGCTGGCCCCCTGGCCTAGGCCAATCCCCAGAAGGTTCAGCCCTCCTAGGCGAATGTTGCCACCACCTCCTATGTGGCGCCGGTCACCGCCACGAATGAGGAGAAG GTCACGCTCCCCGCGGCGCAGGTCTCCCGTGCGTCGGCGATCCCGTTCTCCTGGTCGCCGCCGCCACAGGAGTCGCTCCAGTTCCAATTCCTCCCGATAA
- the ECI1 gene encoding enoyl-CoA delta isomerase 1, mitochondrial, which translates to MALTVGMRFLVPTLLRPWACLRGSAVGPRESAAGYDLGPRRFGSQRVLVEPNPAAGIAVMKFNNPPVNSLSLEFLTEFVISLEKLENDKTFRGIIITSNNPGIFSAGLDLMEMYGRNPAHYAEYWKAVQEMWLRLYQSNLILVAAINGASPAGGCLISLSCDYRILADNPKFVIGLNETQLGIVAPFWFKDTLVNTIGHRAAERALQLGLLFPPAKALQVGMVDKLVPEDQVQSTALSVMEQWMAIPAHARQLTKNMMRKPTADRLVKQRDADIQNFVSFISRDSIQKSLQMYLEKLKQRKG; encoded by the exons ATGGCGCTGACGGTGGGAATGCGCTTCCTGGTCCCCACCCTTCTCCGCCCAT GGGCCTGCCTCCGGGGCTCGGCCGTTGGGCCGAGGGAGTCAGCGGCCGGCTATGACCTCGGCCCAAGACGCTTCGGGAGCCAGCGGGTCCTGGTGGAGCCCAACCCGGCCGCAG GGATCGCTGTGATGAAGTTCAACAACCCCCCAGTGAACAGCCTCAGCCTAGAGTTTCTGACGGAGTTCGTCATCAGCCTGGAGAAACTGGAGAACGACAAGACTTTCCGAGGCATCATCATAACTTCA AACAACCCCGGGATCTTCTCAGCCGGCCTGGACCTGATGGAAATGTACGGGAGGAACCCAGCGCACTATGCTGAGTACTGGAAGGCTGTTCAAGAGATGTGGCTGCGGCTCTACCAGTCCAACCTGATACTGGTTGCTGCCATCAAT GGAGCCAGCCCTGCTGGAGGCTGCCTAATCTCCCTCTCCTGTGACTACCGAATCCTGGCTGACAACCCGAAATTTGTCATTGGGCTGAATGAGACCCAGCTGGGCATTGTTGCCCCCTTCTG GTTCAAAGACACCCTTGTGAACACGATTGGGCACCGTGCCGCAGAGCGTGCTCTGCAACTGGGGTTGCTCTTCCCGCCGGCAAAGGCCCTCCAGGTGGGCATGGTGGACAAGCTGGTGCCTGAAGACCAGGTACAAAGCACTGCACTCTCGgtgatggagcagtggatggCCATTCCAG CTCACGCTCGACAGCTGACCAAGAACATGATGCGAAAGCCCACAGCAGACAGACTGGTGAAACAGCGTGATGCGGACATCCAGAACTTTGTCAGCTTTATCTCCAGAGACTCCATCCAGAAGTCCCTGCAGATGTACTTAGAAAAGCTCAAACAAAGGAAAGgctaa